The sequence below is a genomic window from Hippocampus zosterae strain Florida chromosome 15, ASM2543408v3, whole genome shotgun sequence.
GTGCCGATCAGCACGTCGGGAAGAACGAGAGTGTCTGGAATTTGCCGGTGGGTACTCTTCGTCACTGTCCGCATCAGATAGTTCTGCCCCTTCTCCCCGCAAAGTGGAATACTGGCGGGTCTGCTTACGCACTCTGGGAGTGTCAATAACGAGTGTATTCTAAGGGCGTAAGAAACAATTCCCAACAAATGGAGACAAAATGCAAGTACACAAGAAGCGCAAAAGAACCTTTTTAAAAGTGACAATCGGTTTACCTTTCTGTTGATCGTGTCCATGTCTATGTCGGCTTTCTTAGCCCATTTTTCCCAGAATTCCGGGTCATCAAGGGCAATGTCGTTGCGGTTCTCAGAAGCCACAAAGCTGGCCTTGGAGAAGGTGGAGCCCTTGCCTTCGCTCTctatggtgatggtggtggctcTGCGCTGGAGGATCTGGTCAATGTCTTCCTCGCAAAAGCGACTGCCCTCATCGTTCTCGTCCATGATGGCGGCGTAAGCACCTTTCCTCAGCAAGTCCTCAATCTCCTTCTTCGAAAACTGCTGGATCTGACACGACAACATTTTGATGGGTTGAAAAGTAAAAcgtgtaacaaacaaacaaacacaaatccaTAACATAAATTGTAGGCGACTGTTTTCCTACCCCATTAACATTGCTCTCTTTATTGCCGCTCATGCTTTGCAGGACGGCACGGTCGAGACCAAGCTTCAGACTTGCTTTGTCCAGCATCTCTCTCTCGTAGGAATTCCGTGTGATCAGACGGTAGACTTTGACTGCTTTTGACTGGCCAATACGATGACATCGGGCTTGTGCCTGTGGGAGTTGTtagaataaataagtaaatgtaTCTTCGTGGTGGGATGTCGAAGTATGAATCGGCGAAAGGAGAGAACTCCAAAGACAAGACATGTTGGCTCGAGCAGCAAATCGAAGATGTACCTGCAGGTCATTCTGAGGGTTCCAGTCCGAGTCAAATATGACGCAGGTGTCAGCAGCAGTGAGGTTGATTCCCAAGCCGCCGGCTCGGGTGCACAGCAGAAAGACAAAACGGTCCGAGTCAGGCTTGCTGAAGCGATCGATGGCAGCCTGCCGTAAATTGCCACGGACTCTGCCATCAATCCGTTCGTAAAGGTATCTAGGAAAATtatggaaagaaagaagaacTTGTAAAGAGACACACAACAGCCGGCCCAGGAAAGTAAGAGAAAATGCGTCCCACCTCTTGTTGATGAGGTAGTCCTCCAGAATGTCCAAGCAGCGCACCATTTGTGAGAAAATGAGGACTTTGTGACCCCCAGCCTTGAGACGCGGCAGCAGCTTGTCCAGCAAGACCAGCTTTCCGGCAGACCGAATTAAGGCCTGCAAATGGAAATCTGGCGCCAGGGGGTCATACACCTGCCGTAACTCTGCTACAATCTTCTCCTCCGCACCTTGTTAAGAAAGACGAGACACAGCACCACTAAATTAAGACTCGTtagcaaagaaaacaacatcTCAAGTGATGCGGACTTGCATAAAAGAGCCAACCGAGTGTGAGTTGCAATACCATTGATGAGGTAAGGGTGGTTGCAGCACTTGCGCAGTTCCATCATAGTGTTGAGCAGGTTGGGGACGTTGCTGTTACTGTTTGCACCTAAACTGAGAAAACTGAAGTTCCTTTCCAGGATGGCCCGGTAGTACTTCTTTTGGACATCCGTCAACTCAACCTTAGAGAAGGAATACAAGAGTCGTTTCAAATTTCAACTCTTCACAACAAAGATATAATGACGACGCCGCTGCAAAATGTTTTATCATGTAAAATCATCATCATGCATTTAGGGACCTCAATGATTGTTTCCTGTTTGGGCGCCAAATTCTTCTCAACATCCTCCTTGAGCCTTCGCAACATCATCGGCTTCAATATAGCCTGCAACTTCTGAACCTgaaggacaggaaaaaaaaaaagatgctcggTCACTACCAAGTTTCAAATATCACGACAATgataatttatcattttattgtCACAAGGTAAAGAATGGTACAGTCTGTTTGTGCCAGATTATGATACAGTCATGTATTTTGCACCTGTTCCTCTGTTTTGAGGTCTCCAAACTCCCTGAGGAATTCAATTTCAGAGGGGAATTGGGCAGGCTCCAGGAAATGAAGCAAACTGAAGAGTTCCTCCACAGTATTTTGGAGAGGAGTGCCAGTCAACAAAACCTTGTGCTCCTGGATGGGGGGAGgcaacaatcaatcaatcaatcaatcaataaataacatgAAGTGACACCCAAATCAAAGTGATTGCTCTGTTTTGTACGaaagggttttgtttttttctgaaatagtCTACTTGGGTCAACACACCAGATCCAACATTTTCAAGCTGTCCAACAGCTTGCAATTACGATTCTTGAGGCGATGCGCTTCATCAATGATCACACAACGCCAGGATATCTCCCTCAGCTCAGGGCAGTCGGACAGCACCATCTCAAAAGTTGTAATCAGAGCATCAAATTTGTACGCGCCTGGGATTAAATGTTCCTGcgcacaaggaaaaaaaaaaagtaacataaaTTAGAAATGATCAATTTGAGTTTCAAATCTGTTACCATCAAGCCTACCTTGTCATCTTTGCAGTACATCTCGTACTGTTGGATCATCTGCCTGCTGGCCAGGCTGCCGTGGTAGACGATGGCATTCATGTTGGTCCATGTGGAGAACTCCCTCTCCCAGTTGGTGATGGTGGAAAGCGGAGCAATGACCAAGAAGGGGCCCTGGATCCCAGTCGCATAAATCTCAGACAACAGAGTGATGGACTGGATGGTCTTCCCAAGACCCATTTCATCTGCTAGGATACAGTTTTGCCTGAAACACAAGGTGTGagcaaatgaagaaagaaagaagaaaaaaagttgaagatATTTCCCAATTTCCTTCCCTTACAGTGCCGGAATCATTCAATATAATTTCCCTTAGGAATGCTCCCTGTTGATACAAGTTAAATGGTGTGGATTTTTGCAATTGCGCACTGCTTTCACCCTCTCGGCGCACAGCAAATGTATTTAGCTCAcccatttcattaaaaaaaataataataatgagccgtatttgcattttgtatttttatattttcctcACATAAAGTGAAACGTTTGTTGGAGTCGGAAAGGACATGCGACAGAAAAAGACCGAAATTCAAGGCGAGCACATGTAATCCCTGTCAATCATTGCTCTCCGCCGAAGCCACCCCTACGATCAAACATGGCGTTGTCCACCATTGGAGTTGTCCCACCTCACCGAGGGAAGGAGCCTCGATGCTTTGTGAGTCAGTCAATGGTCATGTGTTGCCAATTCCGGAGTTCGGGTGACATAAATGATTACACTTGGGCTCTCCCAGTCTCTATTTTGGTATACAAGTGGTTTGCCTATTTCTTGGTAACATACATACATCATGTAATGTGTTATGATGATTTTGGACAGGTGTGATATTGGTTTGGCTGCAGTGTGCACGTCTCAGGTTGCTCACCGTTGCCGAAAGAACGCTCAGGGACTTTGCATAAATGCTCAGACACATGGAAAATTACAGGTTACATTGCATGTAAGTGTTGCagtgaattaaaaatataaataaataatttagagggagtgagagagggataaaaaaacaacaacttgaacATACTCAATGTGTGACTgactttttgttgcattttgcaGAACACGCCAGGTGAATGGGTGTGATGCATACCTGTTGTACCAGTTAAAGAGCAGCCAGTTGACACCCTCCAACTGATATTCTCTAAGAGTGTTGCCATTCTTgtactctctcgtctcctccaaCTTCTTCCATGAACCAGCCTGTGGTCGCGTCTACAGAAGAGCACAGAGTTTAGTTTAGTCCTTTTGACGTTCAGCGAATGACTGGAATCGAGAAGTAAATGAGACGCATTTGGCAAACTTTCCTGAACGTTACTGACGGTCAACAAGCGGAACATACAGTACGTCAATTAAATTCTCAACACGTAGCACTTACAGTTTTCTTGAGGCGAGGTTGTCGGGTTTGGATTTTGTTAAACTCTTCCACCTTGCCTTCGTCCACATCCTCATTCAGCTCCCAGGTTGCGTCTTCGTAAGGCAGAGAACACCACTTCACCAAGTAGTAAATCACAGGCTAAGGGGATGGAGGAAAAGTGTCAAACAATTTGCTTTCTTTTAGATCGGAATATCCACATGTATCCCGTTTTTGTGTTCTTTCTTCCAATCTACCTCGCCATTGTCTTTGTCTGTACTGTGAGACACATCCAGGATCCTGTCCACTTCCACATAGTCTGGATTAAAGAGCTCCTCCTCCTAAAAAGTACCACAGAGCCAAATACAGTCAAGTTATTTCGATGCAACAACGGCACCGGACGTGCTTCGGAAATCATtgtcttctgtttttatttacgttTAACACAATGtcgcaacttcattggaattggactCGAGACATTCGGAGGGGGCAAATTAGCAGCTGATCATTTTCTGAGCCAATCGGACTGGAGGATTTATTGAAACTATGGTATGACATGGCATGCTCTCAAACAAACATCGTAACTGCTCTTCCAAAAACAAAGTTTTCATTTTCCACACTTTTTCCAAGCCTTGAAATTTATCAAGTCAAAATCCAAACTTTTTCTATACTGTGATAACAAACCTGgactttcaattaaaaaaattattcgtTTGTGTGGTATTAGTTGAATTGGATTgttcattttgtgattttgacCACAGTCAGACCAATTTAGGCTGAAATGTAATACATTCCAAAGGGTTCGTTTACTTTTTCGTTACAATGTGTGTGGCTGAcaagctgcaacaaaaaaattacgTTTGTCCTCTCACCTCATGGAAAAAATGCCTCATCTGCGCATGTTTGGTCTTAAACCTTTTGATCTTTTGATGGATTCTCTTGTCTTTCTCCAGCTGCCCCAGAGTGGCCCATTCGCAGTGTAAGTATGAACTGGAAACAAGAACGTGAAGTCCTCCATGTATTGTAATCAAGACGCATACTCAAAGTAAAGGCTGCATTTTGCTTGTCAAGATTGGGAGACTTACTAGTTCTTGTATTTTACAAAGAATTCCTCCAGATTGGTATACTGGCCTGGGGACACCTacaagaaatgtttgttttttttaaacaaaatttcAATAAAAGTAGAAAATGATAAATGCAACCATGAACAAGAAATACATAAAGGCATACTTCTTTCTTTGTTACGCGCATGGAAAGGATTTTATCTACAATGGCAGCATCTTCTTCACTTGGATTTTCCTGAACAGAtaaacaaatgtgacatttcaaTGAAGAGTAATGCTCTcaacaatccttttttttcggttgaGTCCAAAAAAGGAATGATTCAACACACCACAAAGAACTGCATGCCAGGCAGTCCGTCACCATGTAAGTCAATTTCCTGGCGGACGTGTGCCGCTGCGGGTGCTGCGCTGATGGAGGCCACGGCCGCCGTGGTCGTCGTAACGTCGACATCCTCCTGCTCGTCCTCGTCATCTGTTATCTTAATATCCAGGTCCTCTGTGTACTTCTTCCTGTTCACTACGCGATTAGAGCGCCTCTTCTAGACAGAAaaggtttttgtgtgtattAGGAGTCACTCGAATATTAGTCACAACACCTTCATTAAGCGCGTAAAAGTTGTGTGATATGACTGGAAAGTATAGCATGACAGAATTATTTCATGTTGGTCGATATCGATTTATTACGCTTCTCCTACTTGTTTGGAGTCGACTGCACGTTGCCTACAAGACGTGCAATACCAGTGTCGGGATTTGcgtccaaattttttttttcaatttctattttgatcattttatcAGAAGCATTTTCTATTGATATCGATCCCGTGTCTCTATCGCGATACAGACTGATATTGAATTATCGACCAGCCCGAATATAACTCAAAGCCGCAGAGACACCTCAGGAAACTCTTCTGAGGCCCTACTAAGTGTATATAAACAGCTGATTGAAACATAAAGGTCAACAAATTCTACACCACAGTGGAAGTAAACGAAAGCCATTTCtaacagaatattgatccagcaTTTATTACACTTACGCAATGACCTAAGAAATTTTGTGGTGACAATTAATCCCCGGGGCCATTCTAGCGACCTTTCCAAGGAGTTCCGCTCCAAAAGGACACTCTGCCATACTGTGGCACTCTGAAGTAAACTAAATTAGCCTTGGCAGCATGATGGAAGAGACCGTGTTCCTTCGCTGTATTTGAAGGAACTGCGGGCAAGCATCGAATGTGTGAACATGTCTTTTTACCATGATCAAATCTTCTTCCAGCGCAGCAGGGGAGGCTGGACTCAACTCCCCGTCCGAATGATCAGAGGaggaatttctttttcttttcttcgccCCCACAAGAGTGATAGTGCTAAGAGAGGAACAAGAAATCAAAACACATCCGTGACTGTTATCCAAAAATCAAATGAGTGTTAGGAAAAGACATTTTGCAACATGCGTCTCTTACTTTGTCTTGATTTTGCTTTTGCCCTTCATGCCACCAGCGGGCACGGTGGTGCCTCCCATATCTACAACCGCCCCTCCTGCTGGTCTGGCTTTGCCTTTTTTGTCAGCTCCTCCTGCACTTTTAGATGGCATTCCTGCAACGACAGGACTTTTCTTCTTGCTCCCTCCCCCACTCGGCTTTTTCTTTGCAGCAGACGTGACCACGGTCACGGTGCCTCCAATTTCTGGTGAGATCTGCGTGGATGGGAGTTCGTCCTGGTTGAGTACTCGAGGCAAGTTCTTCTCCCCGCGGGCTTTCGCCCTCGCGATGGCTTCAGCCACAATACGATTTGCCTTCTCCTGCTTGCAGAGGATCTCCACCCGTCGCACGGAGGAAGAATCGCCAGGAGCCTTGGTGATGCGGATAGCCTGCGATACCGCGGTGGTCGTGCTGGAGGGGCCTGCTGTTGAGGAGTTGACCACCTTCACCACTGAGACAGCCCCGCCGCCTGTAGCTGCTGAGCTTGTctgtattgacaaaaaaaattatactgtaGTTCCCGTCGCATCACAAACACCAAACTACAAGGTGCATAAGAAAATGATGATACCTGTGGCTGCAGAAGCATTTTGAGAGGCACTGCAACTCTCTGCCCCCCTTGGCCTTGAGAAATCTGCAATACCTGCGGGCTGCCGGTACCGCCTGCTCCTGAGACCAACTGGTACTGAAAAGTTACAAAAGTAAGGCACAAACGGCTTGTCAACTgtcacaataaaataaataaatattttgcacGCATTTAATCATTGAAGAACGATCTTACCTTAACTCCTCCTTGCTGGTTTGGCTGCTGTTGCACCTGCAGCTGGATTGTAAGAACTTTGGGCTGCCCTCCTGCAGCCCGGGCCTGGGTCAAGGCTGCAAGCTGGCTTCCTTGGAGGACCAGCTTACCCCCAGGGAGCTGACCCAGCACCAGTCGAGCCGGAGCTTGGACCTGTTGCTGACCTCCTTGGCTTGCTTGAACCTGCGTGACCTGGGGTTGGGCAACAATAGTTTGACCCATTGACGAAGCGGCGGCAGCCTGCGAGGGCTGCTGGAGAACCAGAGTGATTCGTTTTGCTTCACTCCCCTAGAGCCACAAACAGAATGCATTAAGTCTCATTGCGATCATGAGCTAACAGCCTATATACACAGAAAGCAAAGCAATTCTAGTCTCATTCGACAGTCTGACTGCAAGGAACCACTTACAGGGGTTTGGGCCTGCATGGCCGGCTGGAGTTGCACCTGGTTTTGCGCTTGGATTTGGATCTGAGCAGGCTGGCTCTGGGGCTGGACTTGCACTTGAGCTTGGACTTGTGGCATCTGTGTTTGAGTTGGAATCTGCACTTGGACCTGCTGGCCTTGCTGGGGCATGGAGGTGAGCAGCAACTGTTTAACTGGCCCGTTGGGGGACTGCAGCAGCCGCTGCACGCCCGCAGCACCAACTTTTAATTGAGTTTGCCCTGTGGTGGTTTGGTTCAAGACGGCTCCTCCTTGTAGTATGGGCATGCCTGGTTTAAGCGGTGAGCCAGACACCAAGCGGATGACCTTGCTGCCTGTCTGGCCTGTGGCTCCTGGTACAGTCTGTAGCACCTGGGCTTGCCCCTGAGAACCTTTCAGGATGACAATCTTCCCTCCCGCCTGCTGTGTGATGGCAGATAGCTGCTGGGGAGTGAGTTGCTGAGCGATCTGTGCGAGCTGCtgggcggcggtggtggtggctGGAGGACTGGAAACGGTTAGCGGGGAGTTAAGCAGGACAGCGCTACTGCTGGCCACGCTGGCATT
It includes:
- the chd8 gene encoding chromodomain-helicase-DNA-binding protein 8 isoform X4 — its product is MADPIMDLFEDTPLFNLDALPDDSFSQGSSDPVEEALKLALGQVDAPVESSPTPELPVNAGLCVPVADATVPEQASIPVPAQQTATVAAAQTVSLSAVSTVAQAPAAVDAVPQAQAHATVPIASNASVASSSAVLLNSPLTVSSPPATTTAAQQLAQIAQQLTPQQLSAITQQAGGKIVILKGSQGQAQVLQTVPGATGQTGSKVIRLVSGSPLKPGMPILQGGAVLNQTTTGQTQLKVGAAGVQRLLQSPNGPVKQLLLTSMPQQGQQVQVQIPTQTQMPQVQAQVQVQPQSQPAQIQIQAQNQVQLQPAMQAQTPGSEAKRITLVLQQPSQAAAASSMGQTIVAQPQVTQVQASQGGQQQVQAPARLVLGQLPGGKLVLQGSQLAALTQARAAGGQPKVLTIQLQVQQQPNQQGGVKYQLVSGAGGTGSPQVLQISQGQGGQRVAVPLKMLLQPQTSSAATGGGAVSVVKVVNSSTAGPSSTTTAVSQAIRITKAPGDSSSVRRVEILCKQEKISPEIGGTVTVVTSAAKKKPSGGGSKKKSPVVAGMPSKSAGGADKKGKARPAGGAVVDMGGTTVPAGGMKGKSKIKTNTITLVGAKKRKRNSSSDHSDGELSPASPAALEEDLIMKRRSNRVVNRKKYTEDLDIKITDDEDEQEDVDVTTTTAAVASISAAPAAAHVRQEIDLHGDGLPGMQFFVENPSEEDAAIVDKILSMRVTKKEVSPGQYTNLEEFFVKYKNYSYLHCEWATLGQLEKDKRIHQKIKRFKTKHAQMRHFFHEEEELFNPDYVEVDRILDVSHSTDKDNGEPVIYYLVKWCSLPYEDATWELNEDVDEGKVEEFNKIQTRQPRLKKTTRPQAGSWKKLEETREYKNGNTLREYQLEGVNWLLFNWYNRQNCILADEMGLGKTIQSITLLSEIYATGIQGPFLVIAPLSTITNWEREFSTWTNMNAIVYHGSLASRQMIQQYEMYCKDDKEHLIPGAYKFDALITTFEMVLSDCPELREISWRCVIIDEAHRLKNRNCKLLDSLKMLDLEHKVLLTGTPLQNTVEELFSLLHFLEPAQFPSEIEFLREFGDLKTEEQVQKLQAILKPMMLRRLKEDVEKNLAPKQETIIEVELTDVQKKYYRAILERNFSFLSLGANSNSNVPNLLNTMMELRKCCNHPYLINGAEEKIVAELRQVYDPLAPDFHLQALIRSAGKLVLLDKLLPRLKAGGHKVLIFSQMVRCLDILEDYLINKRYLYERIDGRVRGNLRQAAIDRFSKPDSDRFVFLLCTRAGGLGINLTAADTCVIFDSDWNPQNDLQAQARCHRIGQSKAVKVYRLITRNSYEREMLDKASLKLGLDRAVLQSMSGNKESNVNGIQQFSKKEIEDLLRKGAYAAIMDENDEGSRFCEEDIDQILQRRATTITIESEGKGSTFSKASFVASENRNDIALDDPEFWEKWAKKADIDMDTINRKNTLVIDTPRVRKQTRQYSTLRGEGAELSDADSDEEYPPANSRHSRSSRRADRHTGVGYGRTDCFRVEKHLLVYGWGRWRDILSHARCKRRLSERDVETICRVILVFCLLHYRGDENIKSFIWELITPPENGREPQTLLNHSGLSIPVPRGRKGKRVKAQSTFDVQKVEWIRKYNPDTLLLDDSYRKHLKHQCNKVLLRVRMLYYLKQEVIGEHAESVLKGADIRAVDIWMPEMEQQEVPAGWWDGEADRSLLAGVFKHGYEMYTTMRADPRLCFLERVGRPDDKAIDAEQHTADGELGDEGDYDKYSEDPEFKPASRLPKDSYDESDGMKMEEDMSVEDKAAPVITESVSNQNQSGCDWPSSSSLTARLRRLVTAYQRSYRQEQLKIEAEAKGDRRRRRCEQASKLKEIARQERQQRWTRREECDFYRVVSTFGVERMKKESGLVEGEEQDYEWTRFRTFARLDKKTDESLSRYFRSFVAMCRRVCHLRPGRDDDPSPLPQTVAPITEERASRTLYRISLLRRLRERVLPHPSLEERLLLAPRTSELPTWWSIPDHDRQLMLGAALHGVSRTELSVFSDPQFTFSAARDEFIQNQQAPPPPLPPPIMHLNQPKSISEVSGVKEDGQEMDISLLGGEISAHLQSTPVTHHDGKARGPSWSFKKNKNKGGTKEGEEGGSDSESDSDSGSSSSDHSGSSDESGDSEEEVDGGVKACDVDEDNSFLSMALSQDGIAPTDPVRVDWPKDRVLINRLDSLCTLVLTGQWPSGRRYVSEANVNQSAELQGDEMAYARAGRKAIGVPGEGEDGEFTVKLLKEEGLKLTFSKQALMPNGSGGESSRKRRKELELSDPEGLLDPLERIPRRRDPPTWLKENPDYEVEGDMLELLVNRSKRKRRRKADKALTGNEKVKLINMRTGKKIGAAFCPMLQDLREYLEENADFVVAPDWSETVRNSGFLPETLFHRLLTEYSEIPKKSRHRHRHHHHHHHHHYQHHHTPEPAPENPYLEGVEEETLVSDGAYMMDEEDLETSQHFLTSPDFDVKIEAGDSLSQGDYESSDQEALLDDVILTQKDSDSSSSSED
- the chd8 gene encoding chromodomain-helicase-DNA-binding protein 8 isoform X3; amino-acid sequence: MADPIMDLFEDTPLFNLDALPDDSFSQGSSDPVEEALKLALGQVDAPVESSPTPELPVNAGLCVPVADATVPEQASIPVPAQQTATVAAAQTVSLSAVSTVAQAPAAVDAVPQAQAHATVPIASNASVASSSAVLLNSPLTVSSPPATTTAAQQLAQIAQQLTPQQLSAITQQAGGKIVILKGSQGQAQVLQTVPGATGQTGSKVIRLVSGSPLKPGMPILQGGAVLNQTTTGQTQLKQGQQVQVQIPTQTQMPQVQAQVQVQPQSQPAQIQIQAQNQVQLQPAMQAQTPGSEAKRITLVLQQPSQAAAASSMGQTIVAQPQVTQVQASQGGQQQVQAPARLVLGQLPGGKLVLQGSQLAALTQARAAGGQPKVLTIQLQVQQQPNQQGGVKYQLVSGAGGTGSPQVLQISQGQGGQRVAVPLKMLLQPQTSSAATGGGAVSVVKVVNSSTAGPSSTTTAVSQAIRITKAPGDSSSVRRVEILCKQEKANRIVAEAIARAKARGEKNLPRVLNQDELPSTQISPEIGGTVTVVTSAAKKKPSGGGSKKKSPVVAGMPSKSAGGADKKGKARPAGGAVVDMGGTTVPAGGMKGKSKIKTNTITLVGAKKRKRNSSSDHSDGELSPASPAALEEDLIMKRRSNRVVNRKKYTEDLDIKITDDEDEQEDVDVTTTTAAVASISAAPAAAHVRQEIDLHGDGLPGMQFFVENPSEEDAAIVDKILSMRVTKKEVSPGQYTNLEEFFVKYKNYSYLHCEWATLGQLEKDKRIHQKIKRFKTKHAQMRHFFHEEEELFNPDYVEVDRILDVSHSTDKDNGEPVIYYLVKWCSLPYEDATWELNEDVDEGKVEEFNKIQTRQPRLKKTTRPQAGSWKKLEETREYKNGNTLREYQLEGVNWLLFNWYNRQNCILADEMGLGKTIQSITLLSEIYATGIQGPFLVIAPLSTITNWEREFSTWTNMNAIVYHGSLASRQMIQQYEMYCKDDKEHLIPGAYKFDALITTFEMVLSDCPELREISWRCVIIDEAHRLKNRNCKLLDSLKMLDLEHKVLLTGTPLQNTVEELFSLLHFLEPAQFPSEIEFLREFGDLKTEEQVQKLQAILKPMMLRRLKEDVEKNLAPKQETIIEVELTDVQKKYYRAILERNFSFLSLGANSNSNVPNLLNTMMELRKCCNHPYLINGAEEKIVAELRQVYDPLAPDFHLQALIRSAGKLVLLDKLLPRLKAGGHKVLIFSQMVRCLDILEDYLINKRYLYERIDGRVRGNLRQAAIDRFSKPDSDRFVFLLCTRAGGLGINLTAADTCVIFDSDWNPQNDLQAQARCHRIGQSKAVKVYRLITRNSYEREMLDKASLKLGLDRAVLQSMSGNKESNVNGIQQFSKKEIEDLLRKGAYAAIMDENDEGSRFCEEDIDQILQRRATTITIESEGKGSTFSKASFVASENRNDIALDDPEFWEKWAKKADIDMDTINRKNTLVIDTPRVRKQTRQYSTLRGEGAELSDADSDEEYPPANSRHSRSSRRADRHTGVGYGRTDCFRVEKHLLVYGWGRWRDILSHARCKRRLSERDVETICRVILVFCLLHYRGDENIKSFIWELITPPENGREPQTLLNHSGLSIPVPRGRKGKRVKAQSTFDVQKVEWIRKYNPDTLLLDDSYRKHLKHQCNKVLLRVRMLYYLKQEVIGEHAESVLKGADIRAVDIWMPEMEQQEVPAGWWDGEADRSLLAGVFKHGYEMYTTMRADPRLCFLERVGRPDDKAIDAEQHTADGELGDEGDYDKYSEDPEFKPASRLPKDSYDESDGMKMEEDMSVEDKAAPVITESVSNQNQSGCDWPSSSSLTARLRRLVTAYQRSYRQEQLKIEAEAKGDRRRRRCEQASKLKEIARQERQQRWTRREECDFYRVVSTFGVERMKKESGLVEGEEQDYEWTRFRTFARLDKKTDESLSRYFRSFVAMCRRVCHLRPGRDDDPSPLPQTVAPITEERASRTLYRISLLRRLRERVLPHPSLEERLLLAPRTSELPTWWSIPDHDRQLMLGAALHGVSRTELSVFSDPQFTFSAARDEFIQNQQAPPPPLPPPIMHLNQPKSISEVSGVKEDGQEMDISLLGGEISAHLQSTPVTHHDGKARGPSWSFKKNKNKGGTKEGEEGGSDSESDSDSGSSSSDHSGSSDESGDSEEEVDGGVKACDVDEDNSFLSMALSQDGIAPTDPVRVDWPKDRVLINRLDSLCTLVLTGQWPSGRRYVSEANVNQSAELQGDEMAYARAGRKAIGVPGEGEDGEFTVKLLKEEGLKLTFSKQALMPNGSGGESSRKRRKELELSDPEGLLDPLERIPRRRDPPTWLKENPDYEVEGDMLELLVNRSKRKRRRKADKALTGNEKVKLINMRTGKKIGAAFCPMLQDLREYLEENADFVVAPDWSETVRNSGFLPETLFHRLLTEYSEIPKKSRHRHRHHHHHHHHHYQHHHTPEPAPENPYLEGVEEETLVSDGAYMMDEEDLETSQHFLTSPDFDVKIEAGDSLSQGDYESSDQEALLDDVILTQKDSDSSSSSED